AGGTTAACACGAAATGATTAAGAACTGACGATATAGTTTATAagctctaatcattttaatcataaCCGTGCAAAACATGACTTtagaccggacactcggtcgagtaccgagTACACCCTACTTGACCTAGTGCCTTCTAAGCCCGGTCGAGTACACCCAAGGCACTAGGCTGCCTAAAACGTACAAGACATGTATTCGGTCGAACACAGCTCACTCGACGAAGTACTCTAGGTCCGGAAAAGTGTAGTATTACagaaattgtctgaactgaacttaataaagctgaactgaactgaactgaacttaatagacCTAACCTAACCTGACCTTATccgaactgaattgaactgaacctATATGAACTGAATTAagctgaaataataataaaaatatcgtaataataataataataataataatagtaataataataataataataataataataataataataataataataataataataataataataataataataataattgtagtagtagtagtaataataattaaataataataatattaataataataactgttaacataattaataataattcggCGTAAGGGTTGTACAACCCCAACAATAACAACTAGCTAATCAGAGGCGAGCCCCTCCTTGGGCGGATTCCTCCTTTTGCTCCTCAGCCTACGGGGTATTAGCAGCCGTTTTCAGCTGTTGTTCCCCTCCCAAGGACAGGTTCTTACGCGTTACTCATCCGTCTGCCACTGGAAACACCACTTCCCGTCAGAAATATGCCGGATGAATTCCAAATTTCCAATGCACTCTCCCCGAGGATCAACATTTGATTACTCAGCCCGTTCTAAGGCCTGTTCACAGCTTTTGAATGCATGGCGAACTATCTCGCAGACTATAGTACAAAAATTGATCAGAAAAGTTGCAGCTGATCTGCACCATAATGAAGCTCTATCAGCCTAATTCATTAACGATAAACTCTGCCTGCAAATAGTTGATCCGAAAAATTCAACCAAATGTGCCTCGAACTTTACAGCAGCAACAGACGCTGTGATTGATTCATTCGGAGTTTGACTCAGATTTGAGAGCATAAACTCAGATCATTATGCATATCTCTACAAAATGATCCACTGAATTTGGAAAGCAGAATACAAACTTCCTGATAAAAGACAATTCTTTATGCATATCTCTACAAAATTACTGATATTTACATCAGCACAGAATCATTATTACAAATGAAATTCTGTTAACAGAAAAAAAGACGTTCCTGAGAATACAAGAAATAACAGAAATTCTACTTCTTTGCTAGTTTCAAGATTCCAGAAATCAATTACCAACAACTCTCATAAGAGACAGCGCCACAACAACCGCAACCCAAGAACACGATCCTGACAACGACCTTAAACCGCCCGACAGCTGATCAACCACTGCAGGAGGCACCCCATTATCTCTGGTTTGAGTGGTTTCAGAAACATCAACCTCCGTCGTCATATCATCAGTGCCGAACCGAGTGTACTCAAGAACACCCCCAACACCATGAACACTAACGGCGCCGTTTAAGTAAAGGTCGGGTTGAACAATCTTAGCATTATTAACGGTGAAATTAACAGCAGAGTTGTTAGTAATAAGGAGAGTGTTTGAAGCAAGAAGAGTCGGTAGGCGGGCCCCAGTTGGAAAGACAACAAGTTCAGAGAACGAAAACCGGTGAGGAATGATGTGGTAAGGGAAGAGAAGAGGATCGATGAAGGTGAGACCGGCAGTGGAGGAAGAGGCAGCAAGGAATGCGGCGTCATCAGGGACAAAGATGGTGGCGGAGAAAGGGATAGTGGAGGGGTTAAGTTCGGCTAAAAGGTTAGCCCAGTTACGGAAATTGCCGGCAGAAAGGATGGCGTCCAGGATGGTGTTGAAATGGGATTCTGGAATTGGGTTTTCGAGCGATACGGGATTTGGTGAGATGGCGTTGGTTGTTGCGGTGATAAGGAGGACAGAGAAAACAAAGAAGAGGGAAGCCATGGGAGAAGATTAACTAAGGTTTTCTTGGTTTTCTTAAACTTGAGTTCGTTAAGTTCGTTAGGATTTTGGGAGTTATTTTTCTGGTTGCTTTATATTACAAAGGGATTTATAAGATGGAAAGTGGAAATAGAGATGGGAAGTAGACTGGAAGAGAGTTATTTTTATAATTAAAAGAGTCGATTAATCTTTACAGCCTTATAAAATCAACTTTTCTAAATTTATAGAATCAACTTTTCTAAATTTACACGTTGTAAAATTACCCATATAAAATACTTCTAATTAAATCTTGCCCTCTTCGTCCATCTCCGATGAAAAGAAATAGTCCATTCcgtcaaattttaaaatttcctTCTAAACTCATGATTTGTGACGAAAATGTTCATGCCCTGATATAAAGAGCTACATTTTGTTGCACAGGATGATCAACCAGGAAACCGTGAGTACGAGATAACGAAATTTGAAGGTGATTAGTGATAAAACAAGGGGAAGTGATGGTTTTACGCCAAACCCGACTAACAAACCTCAGGTTTTCATAAAGGAGCTTAGCAGGAATGAGAAGCAATATTGTCAGATTATGCAATCCCTTGAACGGGTATGTATTATTCACATCAATATATAGGTAGAGTACATGATCATAGGAGATTTACATTGCCTATAATTAGGAGATATGCTAACTAATTATGGTTATATGATAATTATGGTTATATGATAGTATATACACTATCctaacaaatatatacaatatatttgACTAATAAATATGTTAAAGACCAATTCATCAGGAAAAGCGATAGAGTGAGCACCAACAAGTCGAATTGGACATGCGTTGCGCAACATTATAATTCTTCCATTTACTCGATTTCACTACATGTGAATGCTATTTCTAATAAGTGAACTTTGCAATTTTTTTCGATTAAGGACTAAAACTTTTAAATTTTACAGCTAAGGAACTCAACTAGCACTGTTAACTTACTATGCTATAAGGATTGCTACGCCCACCAAAACTTAGAAACTACAAATCCACGAGATCAAATTTGGCAACACTCAATCCAAAGGCAATCCAATTTCGTCTCATTCTAATCAAATTTGGCAATCCAAATGCAAATCCACATAACATCCTTCTGAGATCaaaaatttcgtcttctccatcaAAACAGCAATTAGGATAATTTGTACGGAGCGAGTAATCAGTCTAACTCATATGCTCCTAAGAGTTCGACTTGACATCGTGAGGTACTCTCTACACACTCAAATAAAGTTTGGCAAAATTGAGATTTCACCAATTTATCACTACTTGGAGAACAAGGGACAGCCGCAAAGAGAACAAGCTTCTCTAAAACCTTGGCACTTGTTAGCAACATTGTCACTATATCCAACACATTTTTGCCAAATCGATCGAAATCCCGATACAATTCAATACGTTTTACTTGTTGAAGTAACATAGACACGGCTTCTTGATTCCAAATCACCTTCTTATAGCCGCAAAGATGATATAACACCAGAACCTCTAAATTGGGACAATGCATCAATTGTTGCTCAAGTATTGCTTGAAATATTACAAAGCTCGTTGATAATTTAAGACAATTCAATTCGGGCAACGTAGTACGCCAATTGATGAACCTAATCGGTGAGCCGGTCCTGAGCGTTAGCGTCTTGAGATTGGAAACAGAAGCCAGCATTTGCATTGATAATAAGGAATTAGAACAATAATTTAATTGTTCCAATATCGGAGTATCGATCATAATATCACGGATAGACTTCCCTTCTAATTTTATATGTAATTGTTTTAAACTCTTGCTTGTAATTAATACCACACTTTGATCTGGAGGAACATTAATCGACAAGGACAAGTCTTCAAGTGAAGGGCAACAACTTAAAAACCTTCCCAAATATTTATAATCGAACTCACGGAAATTAAATTTTTTGAGGTTTGGAAGAAGAATGGAATTAGGAAGTCTCCAAGCGACGGGGTCGCCATAAAACCACAAATCAAGTGTTAGTAAGGAATGCATTCGAAAAACATTTGGCAGGTACAATTGACGAGCATCAAATTGATGGAAATCTCCAAAGCTGGCGAGCTTCATGTGTTGGACGTTACGATGAAAACGTAGTTGACGAGCCCATGTGTCGATGATTGGCCAGCAACGAGGTTCGTCGTAGTTGTAAGAGTGAATATCAAGACAAAATGTGTCGATAGCGGGTGGCGCGAATAAGGTGAAGAGGTTATCAAGGATGGTCCAATATTCGTAAATATTGTAGGTAGGTTTATCATATAATTTGTAATGTTGTTCGATGCGGAAACTATTTGTGGAAATAGTAACGACGGTGTCGCGAAGAGGGTCAAGGTGAGAGATAATGTTGGAGATGATGTCGTCGTGAACAGAACTCCATCTATGGTCTTGTTCCGGTGCCATAGTTGAATGTCTACGGCACGGAAACTAGGGTTTATGGTAACCTAATACTCCGTTAATACTTGTATTATGGACGACTATGCCTATAAATCCTAACAAGTAACAACTCGTATATTTTGATTGGCCCACAAATTCTAAACAAgctcatgttttttttttaagtccGTTTTTCTTCGGCTATTTCTCGTCTGAAATAAGACaggtaacatgtcatcattttacaataaaatgttattttctgataacatgttaccattattgttcacatcattttcagggtaaaaaatgacacctctagtcataacattttgtgaattaatggGGAAAATGCTTATCAAAGTGGAAAATGATGAATTGATTTCTGTGACAATTAAGACGGATCCGGAGGGTGGGTCGTCTAGTCAAGTGAATACGGGTAGTATGCGGGAAGTTCTTCAAGCTGTGGCTGAGTTGAGTGCTTGGATTAAGCACGATGCCCATCAAAAGGATTTGGCCATCTCGGCTCTTGCCTCCACCGTGGACCTCATTCGTGGAGAAGTGGACATTATATCCACTCTTGTCTCAACAAAGGAACATGGTGATGATGCTCCATTGTATGATGATCcattgggtagtggctcggatggtgaacaagcttcCTCCCCTTAGCCTATCCCTTCTATTTTCGGCCCCCTTGACTTTGTCCTTGCCTTTTTCATTTTGTCCCACCTTGTTGTGCCCTTCTAAGACTATCCTTTTTACTCGTTATTTTGATGCTTGGTGGTGTATCTTAAACTTTATTTAGCCGTGGTGAACTATGGTTAACTTATGTTTAATCCGTATGTTTATGTTgactttgttaccttgtcacggttatatgtgtctttttgtgttttcttgtggTTATTTGCACTCTAATGCCTTTGACAAccctatccgtttgatgatgtcaagagggggaaaaggtaaactcatgttcttaatctctttgcattTTGATTAACTAAAGTCTTGCCTAACCTTCTTAACTTtaaatcttgttttggggcaatgtaaaattgtcatggctAGTTTGATTTTAGCTCTTGTcttaggtaaggtaatattgtcccttctctcatttaatcttgcttgtttaaaatcttgaattaaggtgtttacattgcttatacattcgtttggggcttgtcatcatcaaagggggaatttgttgggttccttaaattgatgataacatgcccatttgatttgtgttatcttagtttaccttttcaggattaatgattaaatcaagcttggattaagaagtgttgaagttgttaatcatcccattgtattgagtcttagtgtcatctaatgtacaagtgagaaagtagagtatcttagagtaatagaaacaaaTCAAGACGATCACACTTTCattagtaaacagctgcttggattgttgccacaatgCGTAACACTTGAAGCCTTTTTATCTTTAAAAAATATTTCACGTgtctcttatttttcaaagataaacttcagatttttattaggatttggccttcaataaagagtggtttgaataattattaatttcaaaatgtttcctctttatgcaaatttgaccctttggtccTTTAGAAAataagaaatgctttttgccatttttgtgtaAACTtatcatcatgtgacttgtcttttctctctttgttttctgaatttgcatgagcttttaaggatatctttcaaacactctttctctattcttgcctttgcaaaagaaccttctttggtgcaagttttgagTGGTTGCTAAAGctcttcacatgtgtggtctttgacccttcaaaaccctagcaacctcctcacccattctctctataaaaggcgagtCATCTCCTTCATAAAATCCCAAGACTTCTTTCTGAAAGTTATTTTCAAGTAGTTTGCAAAATCGTTTTTCAAAGCTTTAAACCGTGTGTCCTTTGCAAATCTTctaagagtcttcaagttgttacagtcgtggctactgttactttaacatactaaactctcttgcttaagaattgttgatcttgtaaaagttgtccatctctattctttgctaagaatatgttagtggaaacttgatcctataacattctaagtgtgttagtagagtttaggacggagtagtctttaactcttggcaaccggagtaggttgcgagttggcttgtgataagaacggagtagttcttggactcgctttacaaccggagaaggttggtgtcttttattgtacgggtcttttagttgtcggagtagatcactaaaagaaatcaataaaaagtagattggacgtaggcacttgagtttcttgccgaaccaattcaaaaatctcgtgttcatttgtcttactttatttccgctgctcttttatttttgtttgtcttgctttgcttacatttcgaagtaacagttcatcatactgtcacatttggtctgcagtctgtattccataaactgagacaaatagatacagtccgaacagttgttactttcatacttcagcaggCATTCATTTTAGTACTCGTGTAATCTCGCTATATTACTCGAAgtattctctcttctcttttgttctcttaactcactttaattaataaagttgtagttaaaatttttaaataatacctaattcaccccctccccctcttaggtacttgaatccataaactcaacagatTATATTATCGTACTAACGACATAGGGAAAATTGTAATCTTCTTTGTACTTTAAATTTACAGGTCTTGTAAACCCGATGTAGAATTGTAGAACTAAGAGAGTCACGGCCTGCGACGATGATAGGAAAACACACACAACAATTTAAGTAAAAGTGATAAAAAGATAGCATAATAGCATAGTAAATTTGTTTTACGCGAAATAAAAGAGCAAACACCATAACTTGATCGGTAAAACTGAGGTTTGGCCAAGTAAATACTAAGAGGGTGCAAATTTTGTGAATATATTGATCATGGTACCAGAGTTGCGAGTATACTTTGGATTGGGTTTTATTATATTGTGGGACAGACGAGTAGCAATTATGCAAAAGGGAGGGGGTGAACAGGGGTACACGGGTTGCCAGGACTAGGAGCAGGCGTATCAGTTAGAGTGTCACTAAATCCAACATTTCTTTGCCAAAAAAGATCGACACTCCGATATATACAActttatgtgcttcacatgctcAACGGGTACAAATACGGCTTCTTGATTCCAAACCATCTTGTTAATCCTATCTTAAACCTATTGCTTTGAAAAACATCTAACTTAGGACAATGTAGCATTAAACCTATCTTAAACCTATTGCTTTGAAAATTTCAGGCAAATATATAACATTCCCGTTGATAATAAGGTATAAGAAGAATAATCCCATTGATAAACTGGAGTACAATATTCAATGATTAGATAACGATTTTTATTGTTGCGTATGCAACGTACTGGTGACCAATTGGATTTACAGGCAAAGTCCTTTGACAAGCTAGTAGCCTAGTACATCATCGCATAACTTACATTGGTTACAATAAATTACGACCACATTTATTTCAAAAGGCGATACATAGAATACAAGTTTAACCAAGAAATTATGATCATATCTGGGCAGCAACACTCAACAATTCGTCAATGCTAGCAATGTGTTGACATGATGGTAAGCAGAGATAGTTTTCTCGATTACCGGAAATGGAATCGGAACCGGAACCGGAACCGGCACAACTTTTCCGTCCCTCAgattgtaataaaacatgtttaTTGAACGAAAACGGCTAAAAAACCAAAGGTTTTCATCATTTGTATAAACAAGAGGTCTAAAGGACCAATAATGCGTGGATTGAAAGTAATTTTCAACTTGACTACGGATGAGTCTAACATCAATGTCTATGATTTTGGTCCATTTACTAGATTTGAGGTAAGTTAACTCGTACAACTCCCACAAAACATAATGACTCCCAATTTCAGGTTCGTAGGATATCACCAAACCAAGGCCTGTTTGTAAACATATGATCCAATACTGAGGACGATGAATACGTGGGATAGTATTTGGTGTAGTGGACGTAGTAAACCGGTAAAATATTTCGGTGTCAACATCGAGGGCACAACCATAGGGAAAACGACAACAACTCCAATAAACAATCCCTCCAACACTTCTAGAAGTAGGATAAGCTATGCGACAAGTGCCAGATATCTTGTCCAGGCCTTGTACCTCAAGTTTTCGCCAATTTTGGTCAATGCCGACTGTACAAACCCAAAGCTGTAGTGGAAAATATTGACGAAGCTGTTTACCATGAAGTTGAATCCCAATGACAACTTTGTAACGGTTGATTGAAGAAGCATACGAGAAAGCAATGTCAGCCCAAGTTAAGGCTTCACTAATTTTGAGAGAGAGGTTGGCAAGCAGAGGAAAACAAGGTAGGCTTACCATGGACTTGGTGACAAGATTGACTACATAAAATTGGTCTATGTTAGGTGTATGTTGGAGCAAGACTAAACCATGATATGAGCCTCTAATCCGACACTCAAAGGGCGGCTTTGCTAATTCAGTTACTTGATATTCAGGATTGGTATAGCCGCTTGTCCGAGGCTTTATATAAAGGGCTACATTTTGTTGCTCAGGATGATCAACCAGGAAACCGTGAGTACAAGCTGACGAAATTTGAAGGTGATTAGTGATAAAACAAGGAGAAGTGATGGTTTGACGCCAAACCCGACTAACAAACCTCATGTTTTCATGAAGGAGCTTAGCAGGAATGAGAAGCAAGATGGTAAAGACCAAGTCATCAGGAAAAGCAACAAGTGTTTTATACCTAACGCCTTGGCGACGACCAACAAGTCGTATTGGACATGGATTTTGCATGTCAGGTTCCTTTGCGATTTGATTAAAATCCTGGAAAAATAAATTTCGCAACATCATAATTCTTTAATTTAGTCCATTTCACTACATTTGATTAAAATGTAGTTAAATGAACGGAACAGAGGAAATGTAAATTAACTCAAACAATACATATACACAGATACACAGTCTATATTCCTATCAATCGATCGATCTATTAATAAAATTCAAGTACtcttccgtcccggtcaattatcATCTAATAATTGACCCCATCTTTTTCTTTCCTtagtctttgtgtcaaaaccaaaggtTAACGATTGAGCGGAATGGACGGAGATCCCAAAAGCAATCGGTTTGAAGATGGTCAGTCACAAATCGAAAACACAAAAGAGTAAAGAGAGAATATACCTGAGTAGAAGAGCACAAGTAGCAATTGCGCTTCGAGCGAGTGTTGTACTTGTGATTGTGAATTTTGGGCGTCGCCATTCTTCTTCGTATATTGCATTTCGCTTTTTGTTCCCTTTGGACTTTTTATTGTCctgaaaaccctaatttattttGAAGAAGGGCGGGTAAATATTATTTTGTTTGAGTATGCTTTGTGtgttaaattttaaaattaatcaggttttaaatcatttatttacctttaattaaaatatatattTCTGAAAAAGGTAAGCAATTGAACAAAATAAAGTGAGTAGTTTAacatttaattaatttggtgtctAGTACTGTTCGAGCGAGCTGCATATATGTATTACTCCCTCTGCCCCATCATTTGCTTACCGATCTCATATTAAGGTTTCTCATTTTTTGGTTTGCCTTTCTAAATTTTGAATGCTTTTGATGAATAAATTGATCATCCACTTCTCTAATAAATCTACTTATCATCCAATAATTATAGCCATAAATGATCCTCTCATCTTGGTGCCAAAAATAAAGATAAACTTGTGACTAAAGCCATTGCAAGCCTACCTCCTTGTCCCGCACTTTAATTTGCAGATCTTTTCTGGCGACTTCTTTTGCTCTAACATTTCACCGTGGTTTTGCTTTGTCATATGCTTCCACAATCGACAATTACAAAGTCGTTTTTCTGCTTCGCAATCTTCGTACATCCATTGATAAGGTTAATCCCTCACAGGTATGGGTATTTACTATTTACCCTAGCATTAATCAACATTGGCGAAAAATTGATCTTCAAGGCATAGATATTAGTGACCCTGTGAGTTCTCCATTGAGTATTCGAGGGATAATTTACTCGTCTTGTCAAGAAATCATCTCAATCAAAAGATTAAGCTGATGGAATTCCAAGATCGATCTTATACTCTAACACGCCCCTTCACACGAATGCCCAATTGACGTGTGGATGCAACTACATGCCTCCGCTTACCTGGGGCTTAATATTCCACTTTAGAAATTGGGAGGCAGTGAGATTTGAACCCGTGGCCTTTTAGCCTGGGTGTGGTGTTGTCCTATAAAGTTGAACATCTTCACGATATATGGAAGTTGTATGAGTTTAACCGACCTAAAATCGGGTGAATGGACGAAAATCATAGACATTGACATTACAGTCCTCCGAAGTAAACTTGAAAATACTACTCGTATAATCCTCGGGTTTTGAGTCCTGTTGACATTACAGTAATTGACAATGGTTATCTCGTACTCAGTAATATCTACCGGTCTGCATAAAACCGTCTAGCATAAGTATTTGTAAAACTAAATCTTCTACTGAAGAATCATTATTGTGCTGTCAATCCAACAGGAATTCTTGTAGTGTTcgcaaaaatgatttcaaaatttTGATGACTAGAGTACAACATTCAACGATTAGATATCGATTTTTATTGTTGCGTTATGCGACGTACCCGTGACCAATTGGATTTACAAGCCAAGTCCTTCGACAAGCTAGTAGCCTAGTAATAAGATAATACAAGTTTACATCATCGCATAAATTACATGGTTACAATAAATTAGGACCACATTTATTTCAAAAGGCGATACGGAGTACAAGTttagctgaagaatgatgatcaTATCTGGGCAGCACAAATCAACAATTCGTCAATGGTAGCAATGTGTTGACATGATGGTAAGCAGGGATAGCTTTCCCGTTCACCGGAACCGGCATAACATTTTCCTCCCTCGGATGGTAATAAAATATGTCTATTGAAGAGTAACAGCTAAGAAACCAGAGCTTTTCATCATTTGTATAAACAAGAGGTGTCAAGGACCAAAAATCCCTAGTTTTATAGTATTTCTCAATTTGACTACGAATGACGCTAACGTCAATGTCTATGATTTTGGTCCATTTACTCGACTTAAGGTCAGTTAACTCGTACAACTCCCACAAAACATAatgaccaacaaattcaaatttaTAAGATATCACCAAACCAAGCCCTGTTTGTAAACATATAATCCAATAATTGGGATCATTAATCTGTGGGTTAGTATTTGGTCTAGGGAACATAGTAAAACGGTAGAATGTTTCGGTGTCGACATCTAGGGCACAACCGTAAGGAAAACTACGACTACTCCAATAAACAATCCCTCCAACACTTCTAGGAGTATTGAAAGGTATGCGA
This sequence is a window from Silene latifolia isolate original U9 population chromosome 8, ASM4854445v1, whole genome shotgun sequence. Protein-coding genes within it:
- the LOC141595687 gene encoding fasciclin-like arabinogalactan protein 21 produces the protein MASLFFVFSVLLITATTNAISPNPVSLENPIPESHFNTILDAILSAGNFRNWANLLAELNPSTIPFSATIFVPDDAAFLAASSSTAGLTFIDPLLFPYHIIPHRFSFSELVVFPTGARLPTLLASNTLLITNNSAVNFTVNNAKIVQPDLYLNGAVSVHGVGGVLEYTRFGTDDMTTEVDVSETTQTRDNGVPPAVVDQLSGGLRSLSGSCSWVAVVVALSLMRVVGN